In Hevea brasiliensis isolate MT/VB/25A 57/8 chromosome 13, ASM3005281v1, whole genome shotgun sequence, a single genomic region encodes these proteins:
- the LOC131172181 gene encoding cuscuta receptor 1-like, translating into MTYSYKGGILNLFSGMDLSHNKLSGEIPPEIGALSMIQVLNLSHNSLTGPIPSTFLNLREIESLDRSFNNLDGKIPPQLTQLYSLAVFSVSNNNLSRQAPKRIAQFAT; encoded by the coding sequence ATGACATATTCTTACAAGGGAGGCATTCTCAATTTGTTTTCTGGAATGGATCTTTCCCACAACAAACTGAGTGGAGAAATTCCTCCTGAAATTGGAGCCCTTAGCATGATTCAAGTATTGAACCTTTCCCACAACAGTTTGACAGGACCAATTCCATCAACATTCTTAAACCTGAGAGAAATTGAAAGCTTGGATCGTTCTTTCAACAACTTAGATGGAAAAATTCCTCCTCAACTTACACAACTATATTCTCTAGCTGTCTTCAGTGTATCAAACAATAACTTATCTAGACAAGCACCCAAGAGAATTGCACAATTTGCAACTTAA